A genome region from Euphorbia lathyris chromosome 4, ddEupLath1.1, whole genome shotgun sequence includes the following:
- the LOC136227537 gene encoding auxin-responsive protein SAUR68-like: MISTKKLIKLARKWHKLVVIKRKRIESPHTNGTKNTSSCSTSGKAEKGCFVVYSADQKRFLLPLEYLNSEIIKELFNMAEDEFGLPANGPLTLPCDSQLMEYAIDLIKRRVTGDVEKSLLTCIATCGNNSLSYHLQHQITRHQSPICSF; this comes from the coding sequence ATGATCAGTACCAAGAAGCTCATCAAATTGGCAAGAAAATGGCACAAGTTGGTTGTAATCAAGAGGAAAAGAATCGAATCACCACATACAAATGGAACTAAAAATACAAGCAGCTGCAGCACATCTGGGAAAGCTGAGAAGGGTTGTTTTGTAGTGTATTCTGCAGATCAAAAGCGGTTTCTTCTTCCTTTAGAATATCTTAACAGTGAAATCATCAAAGAGCTATTCAATATGGCAGAAGACGAGTTCGGATTACCTGCCAATGGCCCTCTCACATTACCATGCGATTCTCAACTTATGGAATATGCAATTGATTTGATCAAACGGCGAGTCACAGGAGATGTAGAAAAATCATTACTTACTTGTATAGCTACTTGCGGTAACAATTCATTGTCTTACCATCTCCAGCATCAAATAACCAGACATCAATCACCAATTTGTAGCTTCTGA